One Brassica napus cultivar Da-Ae chromosome A1, Da-Ae, whole genome shotgun sequence genomic region harbors:
- the LOC106444760 gene encoding napin-like encodes MANKLFLVSATLAFFFLLTNASIYRTVVEVDEDDATNPAGPFRIPKCRKEFQQAQHLKACQQWLHKQAMQSGSGPSWTLDGEFDFEDDMENPQGPQQRPPLLQQCCNELHQEEPLCVCPTLKGASKAVKQQVRQQGQMQGQQMQHVISRIYQTATHLPKVCNIPQVSVCPFQKTMPGPSY; translated from the coding sequence ATGGCGAACAAGCTCTTCCTCGTCTCAGCAACTCTCGCCTTCTTCTTCCTGCTCACCAATGCCTCCATCTACAGGACGGTCGTGGAAGTCGATGAAGATGATGCTACAAACCCAGCGGGCCCATTTAGGATTCCAAAATGTAGGAAGGAGTTTCAGCAAGCACAACACCTGAAAGCTTGCCAACAATGGCTCCACAAGCAGGCAATGCAGTCCGGTAGTGGCCCAAGCTGGACCCTCGACGGTGAGtttgattttgaagatgacatgGAGAACCCCCAGGGCCCACAACAGAGGCCGCCACTACTCCAGCAGTGCTGCAACGAGCTCCACCAGGAAGAGCCACTTTGCGTTTGCCCAACCTTGAAAGGAGCATCCAAAGCCGTTAAACAGCAGGTTCGACAACAGGGACAAATGCAGGGACAGCAGATGCAGCATGTAATTAGCCGAATCTACCAGACCGCTACTCACTTACCTAAAGTTTGCAACATCCCGCAAGTTAGCGTTTGTCCCTTCCAGAAGACCATGCCTGGACCCTCCTACTAG
- the LOC106449778 gene encoding napin-like has protein sequence MANKLFLVSATLAFFFLLTNASVYRTVVEVDEDATNPAGPFRIPKCRKEFQQAQHLKACQQWLHKQAMQSGSGPSWTLDGEFDFEDDMENPQGPQQRPPLLQQCCNELHQEEPLCVCPTLKGASKAVKQQVRQQGQMQGQQMQHVISRIYQTATHLPKVCNIPQVSVCPFQKTMPGPSY, from the coding sequence ATGGCGAACAAGCTCTTCCTCGTCTCGGCAACTCTCGCCTTTTTCTTCCTTCTCACCAATGCCTCCGTCTACAGGACGGTTGTGGAAGTCGATGAAGATGCCACAAACCCAGCGGGCCCATTTAGGATTCCAAAATGTAGGAAGGAGTTTCAGCAAGCACAACACCTGAAAGCTTGCCAACAATGGCTCCACAAGCAGGCAATGCAGTCCGGTAGTGGTCCTAGCTGGACCCTCGATGGTGAGtttgattttgaagatgacatgGAGAACCCCCAGGGCCCACAACAGAGGCCGCCACTACTCCAGCAGTGCTGCAACGAGCTCCACCAGGAAGAGCCACTTTGCGTTTGCCCAACCTTGAAAGGAGCATCCAAAGCCGTTAAACAGCAGGTTCGACAACAGGGACAAATGCAGGGACAGCAGATGCAGCATGTAATTAGCCGAATCTACCAGACCGCTACTCACTTACCTAAAGTTTGCAACATCCCGCAAGTTAGCGTTTGTCCCTTCCAGAAGACCATGCCTGGCCCCTCCTACTAG
- the LOC106449768 gene encoding napin-like, whose translation MANKLFLVSATLAFFFLLTNASVYRTVVEVDEDATNPAGPFRIPKCRKEFQQAQHLRACQQWLHKQAMQSGSGPSWTLDGEFDFDDDMENPQGPQQRPPLLQQCCNELHQEEPLCVCPTLKGASKAVKQQVRQQGGQQGQQGQQLQQVISRIYQTATHLPKVCNIPQVSICPFQKTMPGPSY comes from the coding sequence ATGGCGAACAAGCTCTTCCTCGTCTCGGCAACTCTCGCCTTTTTCTTCCTTCTCACCAATGCCTCCGTCTACAGGACGGTTGTGGAAGTCGATGAAGATGCCACAAACCCAGCCGGCCCATTTAGGATTCCAAAATGTAGGAAGGAGTTTCAGCAAGCACAACACCTAAGAGCTTGCCAACAATGGCTCCACAAGCAGGCAATGCAGTCCGGTAGTGGTCCTAGCTGGACCCTTGACGGTGAGTTCGATTTTGATGACGACATGGAGAACCCCCAGGGCCCACAGCAGAGGCCTCCGCTGCTCCAGCAGTGCTGCAACGAGCTTCACCAGGAAGAGCCACTCTGCGTTTGCCCAACCTTGAAAGGAGCATCCAAAGCCGTTAAACAACAGGTTCGACAACAAGGAGGACAACAGGGACAGCAGGGACAGCAGCTGCAGCAAGTAATTAGCCGTATCTACCAGACTGCTACGCACTTACCTAAAGTTTGCAACATCCCGCAAGTTAGCATTTGTCCTTTCCAGAAGACCATGCCTGGGCCCTCTTACTAG